A window of Corallococcus macrosporus DSM 14697 contains these coding sequences:
- a CDS encoding DUF7710 domain-containing protein, with protein sequence MRRLGFPYVIPYSAGEHVVSFGATRAVLEPLGQPAYVDDDSSRTAGGREVFWAFEREDGLRFEVVWKEPYGVAAVHADPPDAEQVITALRSLGLEGPFEKHHLPEGRSLRRGHARWAVWLFTGQNAAMPTAVFSRKQLADAWLAQTRYSGTLVAYPLDRSLYDAARSFGVQHLPPDGSAEAQQYVGTTVESYVYVAGKQVAKSDDAHL encoded by the coding sequence ATGCGTCGTCTGGGCTTCCCCTATGTGATTCCGTACTCGGCAGGCGAGCACGTCGTCTCATTCGGCGCCACACGCGCAGTACTAGAGCCGCTGGGCCAACCGGCCTACGTGGACGACGACTCCTCCCGAACTGCGGGGGGGCGCGAGGTCTTCTGGGCGTTTGAGCGTGAAGATGGCCTCCGGTTCGAAGTTGTCTGGAAAGAGCCGTACGGGGTTGCCGCGGTGCATGCGGACCCGCCTGATGCAGAGCAGGTCATCACAGCGCTGCGCAGCCTCGGACTTGAAGGCCCTTTCGAGAAGCACCATCTCCCCGAGGGACGCTCCTTGCGGCGCGGCCATGCACGCTGGGCAGTGTGGCTCTTCACCGGCCAGAATGCCGCAATGCCGACGGCGGTCTTCTCCAGGAAGCAACTGGCGGACGCTTGGCTGGCTCAGACGAGGTACTCCGGAACACTCGTGGCCTACCCGCTCGACAGGTCCCTCTACGACGCTGCGAGGAGCTTCGGCGTTCAGCACTTGCCTCCAGATGGCTCAGCGGAAGCGCAGCAGTACGTCGGCACCACGGTCGAGAGCTATGTGTACGTGGCCGGAAAGCAGGTGGCGAAGAGTGACGATGCACATCTCTGA
- the ltrA gene encoding group II intron reverse transcriptase/maturase: protein MSRQEGSNPPGGPESTDKVRQLQRKLFVAAKRCRERRFHALYDRVHRSDVLWEAWQRVRRNKGAAGVDSVTLAAVEQYGAQRLVQELGEVLRAGTYKPPAVLRRFIPKADGKLRPLGIPTVQDRIVQMAVKLVLEPVFEADFLPSSYGFRPRRSAVQALERIREAVNAGCHHVLDADIRDYFGSIDHELLMERVERRVSDRRVLKLLRQWLSAGVVEEGRYSETVSGTPQGGVISPLLSNIYLHFFDSVWQRQCAQVGELVRYADDFVVLCKGREAAEEAERRVRIIFGRLKLQLHPEKTRRVELTEGKEGFDFLGCHLHKRMSGKLWQQRGVRRYYLQRWPSARSMKRVRARVKELTSRQRHGVKDVREIIGGLNPVLRGWGNYFRTGNAARKFNQLDSYVFRRLHQFMVKRRGRKLRAGQADAWNRAWFWERGLHRLHGTIRYPKPCMLHDNTLVKPYAGKPHVRFERRRVETGR, encoded by the coding sequence ATGAGCCGCCAAGAAGGCTCCAATCCCCCCGGTGGGCCAGAGTCCACCGACAAAGTTCGACAACTCCAGCGCAAGCTCTTCGTGGCAGCCAAGCGGTGCCGGGAGCGCCGTTTCCATGCGCTGTATGACCGAGTCCACCGGAGTGACGTCCTGTGGGAAGCATGGCAGCGGGTCCGACGCAACAAGGGCGCTGCCGGCGTGGATTCAGTCACGCTGGCGGCGGTGGAGCAGTACGGCGCACAGCGGCTGGTGCAGGAGCTGGGCGAGGTACTGCGAGCAGGAACCTACAAACCGCCCGCGGTGCTCAGGCGGTTCATTCCCAAGGCGGACGGGAAACTCAGGCCGCTGGGCATTCCGACGGTGCAGGACCGTATCGTGCAGATGGCGGTGAAGCTGGTGCTGGAGCCTGTCTTCGAGGCGGATTTTCTTCCGTCGTCGTATGGCTTCCGGCCACGTCGAAGCGCGGTGCAGGCCCTGGAGCGCATCCGGGAGGCAGTCAATGCCGGGTGTCACCACGTGCTCGACGCGGACATCCGCGACTACTTCGGCAGCATCGACCATGAGCTGCTGATGGAGCGGGTGGAGCGGCGGGTGTCGGACCGGAGGGTGCTCAAGCTGCTGAGGCAGTGGCTGAGTGCGGGAGTGGTGGAGGAGGGCCGGTACTCCGAGACGGTCTCGGGGACACCGCAGGGGGGAGTGATTTCCCCGCTGCTCTCCAACATCTACCTGCACTTCTTCGACAGCGTGTGGCAGCGGCAGTGCGCGCAGGTGGGCGAGCTGGTGCGCTACGCGGATGACTTCGTGGTGCTGTGCAAAGGCCGCGAAGCTGCCGAGGAGGCCGAACGAAGGGTGCGCATCATCTTCGGGAGGCTGAAGCTGCAACTGCACCCGGAGAAGACGCGGCGAGTGGAACTCACCGAGGGCAAGGAAGGCTTCGACTTTCTGGGCTGCCACCTGCACAAGCGCATGTCGGGCAAGCTGTGGCAGCAGCGGGGAGTGCGCCGCTACTACCTCCAGCGGTGGCCGTCAGCGCGGAGCATGAAGCGGGTGAGGGCTCGGGTGAAGGAGCTGACGAGCCGACAGCGGCACGGGGTGAAGGATGTCCGAGAAATCATCGGCGGCCTGAACCCGGTGTTGCGAGGATGGGGCAACTACTTCCGCACCGGGAACGCGGCCCGAAAGTTCAATCAACTCGACTCCTACGTCTTCCGGCGGCTGCACCAGTTCATGGTGAAACGCAGAGGCAGGAAGCTGCGGGCCGGCCAGGCGGACGCATGGAATCGAGCGTGGTTCTGGGAAAGAGGCCTGCACCGGTTGCATGGGACGATTCGCTACCCGAAACCGTGCATGCTGCACGACAACACTCTCGTTAAGCCGTATGCGGGAAAACCGCACGTACGGTTTGAAAGGAGGAGGGTGGAAACGGGCCGCTGA
- a CDS encoding AT hook motif domain protein, with protein sequence MAQKKPFKKLGRPTKAEGPRFPSDTVDRLLVEGEEVTTPRGYVRRRFPSFRELAQRFGVAHSAIARYAEHHDCLGRRKRLLAGTSRAMPVRAEAHPPPRPAPLASPAPAEALPPPPPAPAEALPLPPPPAPTEALPPPAPLAPPGPAEAHPPPPTSAPAEAPPPPPPTAQRKLGRPLKSAEPALPRQELDKALVFGDVKALPDGSTMTSYASYRELAERFGVATSLIANYSREHNCLRRREEAKTRIATKADQKLIELRANAIAVSKDDALKMIDGYLLGFEEALAEGRVRVDNPTDFNTMVRLKEFVMGGADSRQELHASFSLEGLQARHAQALRVARETTPAERGEVDAEVESEDKESDSASHPSDEILASGQSRRLMSQDA encoded by the coding sequence ATGGCCCAGAAGAAGCCCTTCAAGAAGCTGGGGCGCCCCACCAAGGCCGAAGGCCCCCGGTTTCCCTCTGACACCGTGGACCGGCTCCTCGTCGAGGGCGAAGAGGTGACTACCCCACGGGGCTATGTGAGGAGGCGCTTCCCCTCCTTCCGCGAGTTGGCGCAGCGCTTCGGCGTCGCCCACAGCGCCATTGCCCGGTACGCCGAGCACCACGACTGCCTCGGCCGCCGCAAGCGCCTCCTCGCGGGCACCTCACGTGCGATGCCGGTGCGCGCCGAAGCGCATCCTCCGCCGCGGCCCGCGCCACTCGCGTCGCCCGCGCCCGCCGAAGCGCTACCTCCCCCGCCGCCTGCTCCTGCCGAGGCGCTACCTCTCCCGCCGCCGCCCGCGCCCACCGAAGCGCTGCCTCCTCCCGCGCCACTCGCGCCGCCCGGGCCTGCCGAAGCACACCCTCCGCCACCGACGTCCGCGCCTGCCGAAGCGCCACCTCCCCCACCGCCTACCGCGCAGCGCAAATTGGGCCGCCCCCTCAAGTCCGCGGAGCCCGCCCTCCCGCGCCAGGAGCTCGACAAGGCCCTCGTCTTCGGCGACGTCAAGGCGCTCCCCGACGGCTCAACCATGACGTCCTACGCGTCCTACCGCGAGCTGGCCGAGCGCTTCGGCGTCGCCACCTCCCTCATCGCCAACTACTCCAGGGAGCACAATTGCCTGCGCCGCCGCGAGGAGGCCAAGACTCGCATCGCCACCAAGGCGGACCAGAAGCTGATTGAACTGCGCGCCAACGCCATCGCCGTCAGCAAGGACGACGCCCTGAAGATGATTGACGGCTACCTCCTCGGCTTCGAGGAAGCGCTGGCCGAGGGCCGCGTGCGCGTCGACAACCCCACCGACTTCAACACCATGGTGAGGCTCAAGGAGTTCGTCATGGGCGGCGCCGACTCACGCCAGGAACTGCACGCCAGCTTCTCGCTGGAGGGACTCCAGGCCCGGCACGCCCAGGCCCTGCGCGTCGCGCGGGAGACGACGCCCGCCGAGCGCGGTGAGGTCGACGCTGAAGTGGAGAGCGAGGACAAGGAGAGCGATAGCGCGAGCCATCCGAGTGACGAGATTCTCGCCTCTGGACAATCGAGGCGCCTGATGTCCCAGGATGCGTGA
- a CDS encoding 3'-5' exonuclease encodes MLLAHPASDTTPTPVLHQPLFRGLPPHLRTLAFIDLETTGLDASRHEVLEVAVLRVDARSLKVLAEYEARVQPTRLADAHPEALAVCGYSDEEWRDALPLEEALATVTPLLAGTLVAGHNTSFDWGFLVEGYRRAGLPLPGVDYHRLDTASLAWPLLATGEVESLSLNALAKRFGLHRPTPHRAMADARCALEVARCLAVRMARGGHMERLMEESGGVS; translated from the coding sequence GTGCTGCTCGCCCACCCCGCTTCCGACACCACCCCCACCCCCGTCCTTCACCAGCCCCTCTTCCGTGGCCTCCCGCCGCACCTGCGCACGCTCGCCTTCATTGACTTGGAGACGACGGGCCTGGACGCCTCCCGCCACGAGGTGCTGGAGGTGGCGGTGTTGCGCGTCGACGCTCGCAGCCTCAAGGTGCTGGCGGAGTACGAGGCGCGCGTGCAGCCCACCCGGCTTGCCGACGCCCACCCCGAGGCCTTGGCCGTGTGCGGCTACTCCGACGAGGAGTGGCGGGACGCCTTGCCCCTGGAGGAGGCCCTCGCCACCGTGACGCCGCTCCTGGCGGGCACCCTCGTTGCCGGTCACAACACCAGCTTCGACTGGGGCTTCCTCGTCGAGGGCTACCGCCGCGCCGGGCTGCCCCTGCCCGGCGTCGACTACCACCGCCTCGACACCGCCAGCCTCGCGTGGCCGCTGCTCGCCACGGGCGAGGTGGAGTCTCTCTCCCTCAACGCCCTGGCCAAGCGCTTCGGCCTCCACCGGCCGACGCCTCACCGCGCCATGGCGGACGCCCGCTGCGCGCTGGAGGTGGCCCGCTGCCTCGCGGTGCGCATGGCCCGGGGCGGCCACATGGAGCGGCTGATGGAGGAGTCGGGAGGTGTCTCGTGA
- a CDS encoding RecB family exonuclease — MSALRNQHLSYSRLSRFEACPLSYRLHYLDKHTAEPGVPLNFGKALHAVLERLLQEVIDTEYAGPLSEERALQLYREAWATSGLCGLSLFQQGLGILQDFVRQQGHVDCRDILAVEKEFRLPVGPFTVLGFIDRVDWVDDETVHVMDYKSNHQLFTREELDASLQLSLYALAARRLWPWAKRVRLSMWMLRHGVLQETTRAEEQLDAALAYVETLGQQMEKAESFPARLNPNCVYCDHRRQCPTYARALTGQREVVCRDTGDLESVARERQEVAHLAKILGARKAELEGVLRAHLAEQDELVLAGTRYRMFNTTSLDYPLEPTVEVLARATGLSREELVERLASVEKKALDALLKDAGKRLGTARVALLKAELESLAAKHHSPRFWAKEVA; from the coding sequence ATGAGCGCCCTGCGAAACCAGCATTTGTCATACAGCCGGCTGAGCCGCTTCGAGGCCTGCCCGCTGTCCTACCGGCTGCACTACCTCGACAAGCACACCGCCGAGCCCGGTGTCCCCCTGAACTTCGGCAAGGCACTGCACGCCGTGCTCGAGCGGCTCCTCCAGGAAGTCATCGACACCGAGTACGCGGGTCCGCTCTCCGAGGAGCGCGCCCTCCAGCTCTACCGTGAAGCGTGGGCCACCTCGGGCCTCTGTGGCCTCTCCCTCTTCCAGCAGGGCCTCGGAATCCTCCAGGACTTCGTCCGCCAGCAGGGCCACGTGGACTGCCGCGACATCCTCGCCGTGGAGAAGGAGTTCCGCCTGCCGGTGGGGCCCTTCACCGTCCTGGGCTTCATCGACCGCGTCGACTGGGTGGACGACGAGACAGTCCATGTCATGGACTACAAGTCCAACCACCAGCTCTTCACCCGCGAGGAGCTGGACGCCAGCCTCCAGCTCAGCCTCTACGCCCTCGCCGCGCGCCGCCTCTGGCCCTGGGCCAAGCGCGTGCGCCTGTCCATGTGGATGCTCCGCCACGGCGTGCTGCAGGAGACGACGCGCGCCGAGGAGCAGTTGGACGCCGCCCTCGCCTACGTCGAGACGCTGGGCCAGCAGATGGAGAAGGCGGAGTCCTTCCCGGCCCGCCTCAACCCCAACTGCGTCTACTGCGACCACCGGCGCCAGTGCCCCACCTACGCCCGCGCGCTGACGGGCCAGCGTGAAGTCGTCTGCCGGGACACGGGCGACTTGGAGTCCGTCGCCCGCGAGCGCCAGGAAGTCGCCCACCTCGCGAAGATTCTCGGCGCGCGAAAGGCGGAGCTGGAGGGCGTCCTCCGGGCCCACCTCGCCGAGCAGGACGAGCTCGTCCTCGCCGGCACGCGCTACCGCATGTTCAACACCACCAGCCTCGACTACCCGCTAGAGCCCACCGTCGAGGTGCTAGCCCGCGCCACCGGACTCTCCCGTGAGGAGTTGGTGGAGCGCCTCGCCAGCGTCGAGAAGAAGGCCCTCGACGCGCTGCTGAAGGACGCGGGCAAGCGCCTGGGCACCGCGCGCGTCGCGCTGCTGAAGGCCGAGCTGGAGTCCCTCGCCGCCAAACACCACTCGCCCCGCTTCTGGGCCAAGGAGGTTGCATAG
- a CDS encoding sigma-70 family RNA polymerase sigma factor, producing the protein MRRCWKTLHEGFGTALQTAQAQRAFDEAKLHRACLAAFDGPEALVSYLVSPDVPADEKNGLYTGLVLLVQGRAACEVAWPLLWLGLWPGLDAVYQRRLKYFPGAADELASTLATAFTALVKRLNLDTTQRVAATLVRSTERDVMDAWRRARTEDVRYSRYREREEAVAAEAGLLSPALSEVGLSVRMQVESLAKWLHPLAPMDAKLVLSVLLLDEEQSAVGARLGLAPAVARKRFQRALLRLRREMEAAEDSDGTTA; encoded by the coding sequence GTGAGAAGGTGCTGGAAGACGCTGCACGAGGGCTTCGGTACCGCCCTCCAGACAGCCCAGGCGCAGCGCGCATTCGACGAGGCGAAGTTGCACCGGGCGTGCCTTGCGGCCTTTGACGGGCCCGAGGCCCTCGTCAGCTACCTCGTCAGCCCGGACGTGCCCGCGGACGAGAAGAATGGCCTCTACACGGGGCTGGTGCTGCTGGTGCAGGGGCGGGCGGCGTGTGAGGTGGCCTGGCCGCTGCTGTGGCTGGGGCTGTGGCCCGGGTTGGACGCCGTGTACCAGCGGCGGCTGAAGTACTTCCCTGGCGCGGCCGACGAGCTCGCCTCCACCCTGGCCACGGCCTTCACCGCGTTGGTGAAGCGCCTCAACCTGGACACCACCCAGCGCGTGGCCGCGACACTCGTGCGCAGCACGGAGCGCGACGTCATGGACGCGTGGCGGCGTGCCCGTACAGAAGACGTCCGGTACAGCCGGTACCGCGAGAGGGAGGAGGCCGTGGCCGCCGAGGCCGGGCTGCTTTCTCCAGCCCTCTCCGAGGTGGGCCTCTCCGTGAGGATGCAGGTGGAGTCCCTGGCGAAGTGGCTCCACCCGCTGGCCCCCATGGACGCAAAGCTGGTGCTGTCCGTCCTCCTCTTGGACGAGGAACAGTCAGCCGTCGGCGCGCGCCTGGGGCTGGCGCCCGCGGTGGCCCGGAAGCGCTTCCAGCGCGCCCTGCTGCGCCTGCGCCGGGAAATGGAAGCTGCAGAGGACTCCGACGGCACAACGGCGTGA
- a CDS encoding DEAD/DEAH box helicase: MGPAPSTSPGAATLRVLVDSGLRLAAADVPPKLLEGLVKALCLPNPAYWKLVRLGKRPGSEPEMLYFLKQEGGEVRLPRGAIHLLRRLATEAGLTLALEDARTLPRERLPPMPTVPLRDYQAAAVEKLVKGTQGTVVLPCGAGKSVLAVGAMARLRTPTLVLVHTLDLAEQWRQHIRERLGQEAGLVGAGEEAVRPITVAVVQSLARWDEARLADFLARFGFLILDEAHHVAASAFYRLVDCSPARYRLGLTATPEREDGLTPLLRLYLGSTLAAVSHEELVSRGVLVVPEVRTVETAFDYPYFGAADYMPMLEALAEDKERNNLILGAVAREAWAGHLCLVLTGRVAHCELLAQRLSATGLPAAALTSEVSREERKALLDKARAGRVSVLVATSLADEGLDVPRLSRVFLAYPSRARGRTVQRLGRLMRPHPEKKSAVLFDFVDGKVPLLRRHHAERRQQYAQVLGTAPVAAAAPRRAAKG; this comes from the coding sequence ATGGGGCCGGCGCCGTCCACCTCTCCGGGGGCCGCCACCCTGCGCGTCCTCGTGGACTCCGGACTGCGCCTCGCGGCGGCAGACGTGCCACCGAAGCTGCTGGAGGGACTGGTGAAGGCCCTCTGCTTGCCCAACCCCGCGTACTGGAAGCTGGTGCGGCTGGGGAAGCGCCCGGGCAGTGAGCCGGAGATGCTGTACTTCCTCAAGCAGGAGGGCGGGGAGGTAAGGCTACCCCGCGGGGCCATTCACCTCCTGCGGCGCTTGGCCACCGAGGCTGGCCTCACCTTGGCGCTGGAGGATGCGCGGACTCTCCCCAGAGAGCGCCTGCCTCCCATGCCTACGGTGCCGCTGCGGGACTACCAGGCCGCGGCCGTGGAGAAGCTGGTGAAGGGGACACAGGGCACGGTGGTGCTGCCGTGCGGGGCGGGGAAGAGCGTCCTGGCGGTAGGGGCCATGGCCCGCCTCCGGACGCCGACACTCGTCCTCGTCCACACGTTGGACTTGGCCGAGCAGTGGCGACAGCACATTCGCGAGCGCCTGGGCCAGGAGGCCGGCCTCGTGGGGGCGGGGGAGGAGGCGGTGCGCCCCATTACCGTGGCCGTGGTGCAGTCTCTCGCCCGCTGGGACGAGGCGCGGCTGGCGGACTTCCTCGCGCGCTTCGGCTTCCTCATTCTCGACGAGGCCCACCATGTGGCCGCCAGCGCCTTCTACCGCCTGGTGGATTGCAGTCCGGCGCGTTACCGGCTGGGCCTGACGGCCACGCCAGAGAGGGAGGACGGACTGACGCCGCTGCTGCGCCTGTACCTGGGCTCCACCCTGGCCGCCGTCTCCCATGAGGAACTCGTCTCCCGCGGCGTGCTGGTGGTGCCCGAGGTGCGCACCGTGGAGACGGCCTTCGACTACCCCTACTTCGGCGCGGCGGACTACATGCCCATGCTGGAGGCGCTGGCGGAGGACAAGGAGCGCAACAACCTCATTCTCGGCGCCGTGGCCCGCGAGGCCTGGGCGGGCCACCTGTGCCTCGTCCTCACGGGCCGGGTGGCGCATTGCGAGCTGCTGGCGCAGCGCCTCTCAGCCACGGGCCTGCCGGCCGCGGCGCTGACGAGCGAGGTGTCGCGCGAGGAGCGCAAGGCCCTCCTGGACAAGGCCCGCGCGGGGCGCGTGTCCGTCCTCGTGGCCACAAGCCTGGCTGACGAGGGCCTCGACGTGCCGCGCCTGTCCCGCGTCTTCCTGGCCTACCCGAGCCGCGCCCGGGGGCGCACCGTGCAGCGCCTGGGCCGCCTCATGCGGCCCCACCCGGAAAAGAAGAGCGCCGTCCTCTTCGACTTCGTGGACGGGAAGGTACCTCTCCTCCGGCGACACCATGCCGAGCGCCGACAGCAGTACGCGCAGGTGCTGGGGACGGCCCCGGTGGCTGCGGCTGCACCGCGGCGGGCCGCGAAGGGGTAG
- a CDS encoding DUF2924 domain-containing protein — translation MAKKGTARAARLQLADVPQQLAALASMSVPELAAKYLELYGEPTRSRNRDYLKKRLAFRIQELAEGGLSARAVARISELGDKLPERWRMRQVEETKPATAPPPPPPSPAPVDGRDARLPPPGTVLTRVFKGAQHRVTVREGGIEYEGQLHRSLSSVAKLITGTAWNGFSFFGLKAGGPKAVTR, via the coding sequence ATGGCGAAGAAGGGGACTGCGCGTGCCGCGCGCCTGCAGTTGGCGGACGTGCCACAGCAACTGGCCGCGCTGGCCAGCATGTCGGTGCCGGAGTTGGCGGCGAAGTACCTGGAGCTGTACGGCGAGCCCACGCGCAGTCGCAACCGGGACTACCTGAAGAAGCGCCTGGCGTTCCGGATTCAGGAACTGGCCGAAGGGGGCCTCTCCGCGCGCGCCGTCGCGCGCATCTCGGAGTTGGGCGACAAACTGCCCGAGCGCTGGAGGATGCGACAGGTGGAGGAGACGAAGCCCGCGACGGCGCCGCCGCCCCCACCTCCTTCTCCTGCTCCGGTGGACGGGCGCGACGCGCGCCTGCCTCCGCCGGGCACGGTGCTGACGCGCGTGTTCAAGGGCGCTCAGCACCGGGTGACGGTGCGAGAGGGCGGAATTGAGTACGAGGGCCAGCTTCACCGCAGCCTCTCCAGCGTGGCCAAGCTGATTACGGGCACGGCCTGGAATGGCTTTTCCTTCTTCGGCCTCAAGGCAGGCGGCCCCAAGGCGGTGACGCGATGA
- a CDS encoding recombinase family protein, giving the protein MRKSKSPPSDVKRCAIYTRKSTAAGLEMEFNSLDAQRESCVAYVRRQPGWVLVDESYDDGGFTGANMERPAFQRLLQDVDAGRVDVVVVYKVDRLSRSLLDFAKVMERFNAAGASFVSVTQNFSTADAMGRLTLNMLMSFAEFEREMISERTRDKVAAARRKGKWTGGRAPLGYEVKDKRLVVNEYEAVVVREAFELYLQHQHASAVARLLNEKGRTTKRHEAQSGATRAARRWTTQDVLRLLRSPLYVGFVPYGGETHPGEHPAIVDRATFHRVQDMLEGPGLQYHGRNPDYVLRGLLRCGLCGEAMTPGSTRKGTREYRYYRCCTRDKQGKEGCRAAPLPAAALEDFVVTQLREVSVGEGFAAQVHARLTARMEDRYKALRAERAQLPRDLARRAEESGKWVDSLSKLEGPARRLAEEKLTAAEEEVAGMRKRLAEVERALDAMEGEKVEAAWVAQALADFDAVWDALTATNRGRLLRALVGRVVVDEATGRVDVHLSHAGEAVALGREGVAA; this is encoded by the coding sequence ATGAGGAAGAGCAAGTCGCCACCCTCGGACGTGAAGCGCTGCGCCATCTACACGCGCAAGTCCACAGCGGCGGGCCTGGAGATGGAGTTCAACTCCCTGGATGCCCAGCGCGAGTCCTGTGTCGCCTACGTGCGGCGCCAGCCCGGCTGGGTGTTGGTGGATGAGAGCTACGACGACGGCGGCTTCACCGGCGCCAACATGGAGCGGCCCGCCTTCCAGCGGCTGCTGCAGGACGTGGACGCGGGCCGGGTGGACGTGGTGGTGGTGTACAAGGTGGACCGCCTCTCCCGCAGCCTCCTCGACTTCGCGAAAGTCATGGAGCGCTTCAACGCGGCGGGCGCCTCCTTCGTCTCGGTGACGCAGAACTTCTCCACCGCAGACGCGATGGGGCGGCTCACCCTCAACATGCTGATGTCCTTCGCGGAGTTCGAGCGGGAGATGATTTCCGAGCGGACGCGAGACAAGGTGGCTGCCGCGAGGCGCAAGGGGAAGTGGACGGGAGGGCGCGCGCCGCTGGGCTACGAGGTGAAGGACAAGCGCCTCGTGGTGAATGAGTACGAGGCGGTGGTGGTGCGGGAGGCCTTCGAGTTGTACCTCCAGCACCAGCATGCCTCGGCGGTGGCACGCCTCCTCAATGAGAAGGGGCGCACGACGAAGCGGCACGAGGCCCAGAGCGGTGCCACGCGGGCGGCCCGGAGGTGGACGACGCAGGATGTGCTGCGACTCTTGCGCAGCCCCCTGTACGTGGGCTTCGTGCCGTACGGTGGGGAGACGCACCCGGGCGAGCACCCGGCGATTGTCGACAGGGCCACTTTCCACCGGGTGCAGGACATGCTGGAGGGCCCAGGACTCCAGTACCACGGGCGCAACCCCGACTACGTGCTGCGAGGGCTGTTGCGCTGCGGCCTGTGCGGCGAGGCGATGACACCCGGCAGCACGCGCAAGGGCACGCGCGAGTACCGCTACTACCGTTGCTGCACTCGGGACAAGCAGGGGAAGGAGGGGTGCCGGGCCGCGCCCCTTCCGGCAGCGGCCCTGGAGGACTTCGTCGTCACGCAGCTCCGGGAGGTTTCGGTAGGTGAGGGCTTCGCGGCGCAGGTGCATGCCCGCCTCACAGCGCGGATGGAGGACAGGTACAAGGCCCTACGCGCCGAGCGCGCGCAGCTTCCGAGAGACTTGGCCAGGCGCGCGGAGGAGTCAGGGAAGTGGGTGGACTCCCTTTCCAAGCTGGAGGGCCCAGCCCGGCGCCTCGCCGAGGAGAAGCTGACGGCCGCGGAAGAGGAGGTCGCCGGCATGCGGAAGCGGCTGGCGGAGGTGGAGCGCGCCCTGGACGCCATGGAGGGGGAGAAGGTGGAGGCGGCGTGGGTGGCCCAGGCACTGGCGGACTTCGACGCGGTGTGGGACGCCCTCACTGCCACCAACCGGGGACGCCTGCTGCGGGCCCTCGTTGGCCGCGTGGTAGTAGATGAGGCGACGGGCCGCGTCGACGTGCACCTTTCCCATGCCGGTGAGGCCGTGGCGCTCGGGCGCGAGGGGGTGGCCGCGTGA
- a CDS encoding PspA, protein MQNDMKSIIQAAVAEAVEQAMGRQMELLEKVAQFLGIESGSARVASAPKRTPASVPAPKRPSTVPVRKYVRPEVAPKPTRAGPSPQKSRVRARARAAGRTATAATPSPSAEASASFKEGQEVSYKQGRGTFPAKVKAVNEEAKTVTVERVGDGKEVVRPFEKVTPA, encoded by the coding sequence ATGCAGAACGACATGAAGAGCATCATCCAGGCAGCGGTGGCGGAAGCGGTGGAGCAGGCCATGGGCCGGCAGATGGAGTTGCTGGAGAAGGTTGCTCAGTTCCTGGGCATTGAGTCCGGCTCGGCTCGTGTGGCGTCCGCGCCGAAGCGCACCCCCGCGTCGGTGCCCGCGCCGAAGCGCCCGTCCACGGTGCCCGTGCGGAAGTATGTGAGGCCGGAGGTTGCGCCGAAGCCCACGCGGGCCGGGCCTTCGCCCCAGAAGAGCCGCGTGCGGGCGCGCGCGCGTGCCGCAGGCCGCACGGCGACGGCCGCCACCCCCAGCCCCAGCGCAGAGGCGTCCGCCTCCTTCAAGGAGGGGCAGGAGGTAAGCTACAAGCAAGGACGGGGCACCTTCCCCGCCAAGGTGAAGGCCGTCAACGAGGAGGCGAAGACGGTGACGGTGGAGCGTGTCGGCGACGGCAAGGAGGTGGTGCGTCCCTTCGAGAAGGTGACTCCAGCCTGA
- a CDS encoding GNAT family N-acetyltransferase, translating into MLSPHQYRYERNIHSPNCQNLVAVDAGGSVVGYTSLLLDVYPHSGPEVWRKYPLYIGVMAVSPEWQNRGVGTRLLERQVAESRLSRPQYSFIHLEVDPESAARRLYERLGFEKLEVNQGSWLMRRAI; encoded by the coding sequence GTGTTGTCGCCACATCAGTACCGGTATGAGCGAAATATCCATTCGCCAAACTGTCAGAATTTGGTGGCTGTGGATGCTGGCGGTTCTGTTGTTGGGTATACGTCGCTCTTGCTGGATGTCTATCCGCATTCGGGGCCCGAGGTTTGGCGCAAGTACCCACTCTACATCGGAGTCATGGCTGTTTCTCCGGAATGGCAAAATCGAGGAGTCGGGACTCGGCTTCTTGAACGACAGGTTGCGGAGTCTCGCCTTTCGAGGCCGCAGTATTCATTCATTCACTTGGAAGTTGATCCCGAGAGTGCGGCCCGTCGTCTCTACGAACGACTGGGATTCGAGAAGTTGGAGGTGAATCAGGGCAGTTGGTTGATGCGGAGGGCGATCTAG